The following coding sequences are from one Amphiprion ocellaris isolate individual 3 ecotype Okinawa chromosome 19, ASM2253959v1, whole genome shotgun sequence window:
- the cant1a gene encoding soluble calcium-activated nucleotidase 1 isoform X1, producing the protein MAQGQQSARKRRRGDLRPPSSMPAAPGSSQLGQNESMNPLHITVGGLPMLASMANTTDPRFRLKWRPIVVVAISLTTILLLVMHLGSGLRYHTYGSHSWRPSHGDTQWSDSRYNDTYPLSPPERTAQGTRYRIAVIADLDTSSRSDQKLTWFSYMRRGYLLVSQSGDKVAVEWDTDRVVLESHLSEKGRGMELSELVVFNGKLYSVDDRTGIVYHIDKDQAVPWVILTDGDGSVAKGFKAEWLAVKDEHLYVGGLGKEWTTTEGEFVNNNPEWVKVVGFRGDVQHENWVPKYKALKSAAGIEPPGYFIHEAAAWSDTLQRWFFLPRRASKERYEETADERRATNLVLSCSPDFKDIIVSRVGPLNPTHGFSSFKFVPNTDDQIILALKSEEDAGKIATYIMAFTLDGRILLPETKIGDVKYEGLEFV; encoded by the exons ATGGCGCAGGGTCAGCAATCTGCCAGGAAGAGACGGAGGG GTGACCTCCGGCCTCCATCCTCCATGCCTGCTGCTCCAGGCTCCTCTCAACTGGGACAGAATGAGTCTATGAACCCACTTCACATCACTGTAGGAGGCCTCCCCATGTTGGCTTCCATGGCCAACACCACTGACCCTCGTTTCCGCCTGAAGTGGAGGCCCATTGTGGTGGTGGCCATCTCCTTGACCACGATCCTGCTGCTTGTCATGCACTTGGGCTCAGGCCTACGCTACCACACTTATGGCTCACACAGCTGGAGACCCAGCCATGGAGACACCCAGTGGTCAGACTCCCGATACAATGACACCTACCCTCTCAGTCCACCTGAGCGCACGGCACAGGGCACGCGCTACCGCATTGCGGTCATTGCTGACCTGGACACGAGCTCTCGTAGTGACCAGAAGCTGACGTGGTTCAGCTACATGCGGCGGGGATACCTGCTGGTGTCGCAGAGTGGTGACAAGGTGGCTGTTGAATGGGACACGGACAGAGTGGTGCTGGAAAGCCACTTGTCAGAGAAAGGCAGGGGTATGGAGCTGTCTGAGTTGGTGGTGTTCAACGGAAAGCTCTACAGCGTCGATGATAGAACTGGTATAGTCTATCATATCGACAAAGACCAGGCTGTACCCTGGGTTATCTTGACGGATGGTGATGGCAGTGTTGCCAAAG GGTTTAAAGCTGAGTGGTTGGCAGTGAAGGATGAGCACTTGTATGTCGGTGGTCTGGGGAAAGAGTGGACCACTACTGAAGGCGAGTTTGTCAACAACAACCCGGAGTGGGTGAAAGTAGTGGGCTTCAGAGGGGATGTACAACATGAGAACTGGGTTCCAAAATACAAAGCTCTGAAGTCTGCTGCAGGAATAGAGCCGCCAG GCTATTTCATCCATGAGGCAGCAGCATGGAGCGACACCCTGCAGCGCTGGTTCTTCCTCCCTCGCCGTGCCAGCAAGGAGCGCTATGAGGAAACAGCAGATGAGCGCCGTGCTACGAACCTTGTCCTCAGCTGCTCGCCAGATTTCAAAGACATCATAGTAAGTCGGGTGGGTCCTCTTAACCCCACCCATGGTTTCTCATCTTTCAAGTTTGTCCCTAACACAGACGACCAAATCATTCTGGCACTCAAGTCAGAGGAAGACGCCGGAAAGATTGCGACATACATCATGGCCTTCACACTCGATGGACGCATCCTTTTACCCGAAACCAAGATTGGGGATGTGAAATACGAGGGCCTGGAGTTCGTCTAG
- the lgals3bp.1 gene encoding galectin-3-binding protein B — protein MDTQRTLCTLLVLLLLYVSGRAYKFDIFKQNLEPQEGDVRLFGSQNISEGRVEVYHDGKWGTVCDDNWDMTEAQVVCRQLNFPGAKSVIIGRDYGQAPGPIWLDDINCKGTEKQLATCVFKNWGETDCSHKEDVGVVCETGSIDTAISSFTHSLDHSISLSDDLGQIFDSGNGCDFRIIVRSPTGNKLHDGTLQMVETTICAHKVILSNFPLFKASVGIDNITVNISLSCQPHFTSFIRYLYTRKMDVSFSSALCLHQMASNFGIKQLKEDIGRLFSKILPDDSTFQKQVSLYKYALDTEDLILEENCVRYLAWNFENFTMSPAWTGISAELLGALLTRSDVVVPDEYFVLQSVERWISEMGNSTSLKTQFDLLSHIRFPMIPAEKLFEVESSSLLYNAHNNLYLENILKAFQFNVLLFGNLTDPKYNKQNDEYQPRIYTAEPWSAAIDLSNTKEQFLQPIRYNNRYQHGYDYRQSYTYGQSSNKFFRTPAHNSLLFKDKIIDWRAYILQSQYDCSNYGLRCESVPMARLVPENRVNLDRNILFRNQLLVMCKGQYICQVQGFKSYMAPITTNGTQVPSYPCPDDKYTYRFVVRPEYV, from the exons ATGGACACACAGCGAACTCTCTGCACTCTGTTGGTTCTGCTGCTTCTGTATGTCTCTGGAAGGGCGTACAAGTTTGACATATTCA AACAAAACCTAGAGCCGCAGGAAGGTGACGTGAGGCTGTTTGGCTCTCAGAACATTTCCGAGGGTCGTGTGGAGGTCTATCATGATGGGAAATGGGGAACAGTTTGTGATGACAACTGGGACATGACTGAAGCCCAGGTGGTGTGTCGTCAGTTAAACTTCCCTGGAGCCAAATCTGTCATCATTGGGAGGGACTACGGACAAG CACCTGGACCTATTTGGCTGGATGACATCAACTGCAAAGGCACTGAGAAGCAGCTGGCTACTTGTGTGTTTAAAAACTGGGGAGAAACTGACTGCTCTCACAAAGAGGATGTTGGAGTTGTTTGTGAAACTGGAA GTATTGATACTGCCATCAGTAGTTTCACACATTCACTGGACCACAGTATCAGTCTGTCTGATGACCTCGGCCAAATCTTTGACAGTGGGAATGGCTGTGACTTCCGGATCATTGTCCGGAGTCCAACTGGAAACAAACTGCATGATGGGACCCTGCAGATGGTTGAGACAACAATCTGTGCTCACAAAGTGATTCTCTCAAATTTCCCACTCTTCAAAGCTTCAGTGGGGATTGATAACATCACAGTCAACATCAGCCTGTCCTGCCAACCCCATTTTACCTCCTTTATCAG GTACCTTTACACCCGTAAGATGGATGTGAGCTTCTCTTCTGCACTGTGCCTCCACCAAATGGCTTCAAATTTTGGAATAAAGCAGCTAAAGGAAGACATAGGCCGGCTGTTTTCTAAAATCCTCCCAGATGACAGCACCTTCCAAAAACAGGTGTCCCTTTACAAATATGCACTGGACACTGAGGACTTAATCCTTGAGGAAAACTGTGTCCGGTACCTGGCCTGGAACTTTGAAAACTTTACCATGTCTCCAGCGTGGACTGGCATCTCTGCGGAGCTTCTTGGAGCTCTTCTAACCCGCTCAGATGTAGTTGTGCCAGATGAGTATTTTGTGCTTCAGAGTGTGGAAAGATGGATCTCAGAAATGGGCAACTCCACCAGTCTGAAAACCCAGTTTGACCTGTTGAGTCACATTCGTTTCCCTATGATCCCTGCTGAGAAACTGTTTGAGGTGGAGTCTAGCTCCCTTCTCTACAACGCTCATAATAATTTGTATCTTGAGAACATATTGAAAGCCTTTCAGTTTAATGTTCTGCTCTTCGGTAATCTGACCGACCCAAAGTACAACAAGCAAAATGATGAATATCAGCCCAGGATCTACACTGCTGAGCCTTGGAGTGCTGCTATTGACCtttcaaacacaaaagaacagttTCTGCAACCTATCCGATACAACAACAGGTACCAACATGGCTATGACTATCGCCAAAGCTATACATATGGTCAAAGCAGTAACAAGTTCTTCAGAACACCTGCTCACAACAGCCTGCTTTTTAAGGACAAGATAATAGACTGGAGGGCATACATCCTCCAGAGTCAGTATGACTGTTCAAACTACGGTCTAAGGTGCGAGTCGGTTCCTATGGCAAGGCTGGTCCCCGAAAATCGAGTCAACCTAGACAGAAACATCCTGTTTCGTAACCAGCTCCTGGTGATGTGTAAAGGCCAGTACATCTGTCAGGTTCAGGGCTTCAAAAGCTACATGGCTCCTATCACTACAAATGGTACCCAGGTCCCTTCCTATCCCTGTCCTGATGACAAGTATACCTACCGATTTGTGGTGAGACCAGAGTATGTCTGA
- the cant1a gene encoding soluble calcium-activated nucleotidase 1 isoform X2: MEGDLRPPSSMPAAPGSSQLGQNESMNPLHITVGGLPMLASMANTTDPRFRLKWRPIVVVAISLTTILLLVMHLGSGLRYHTYGSHSWRPSHGDTQWSDSRYNDTYPLSPPERTAQGTRYRIAVIADLDTSSRSDQKLTWFSYMRRGYLLVSQSGDKVAVEWDTDRVVLESHLSEKGRGMELSELVVFNGKLYSVDDRTGIVYHIDKDQAVPWVILTDGDGSVAKGFKAEWLAVKDEHLYVGGLGKEWTTTEGEFVNNNPEWVKVVGFRGDVQHENWVPKYKALKSAAGIEPPGYFIHEAAAWSDTLQRWFFLPRRASKERYEETADERRATNLVLSCSPDFKDIIVSRVGPLNPTHGFSSFKFVPNTDDQIILALKSEEDAGKIATYIMAFTLDGRILLPETKIGDVKYEGLEFV; this comes from the exons ATGGAGG GTGACCTCCGGCCTCCATCCTCCATGCCTGCTGCTCCAGGCTCCTCTCAACTGGGACAGAATGAGTCTATGAACCCACTTCACATCACTGTAGGAGGCCTCCCCATGTTGGCTTCCATGGCCAACACCACTGACCCTCGTTTCCGCCTGAAGTGGAGGCCCATTGTGGTGGTGGCCATCTCCTTGACCACGATCCTGCTGCTTGTCATGCACTTGGGCTCAGGCCTACGCTACCACACTTATGGCTCACACAGCTGGAGACCCAGCCATGGAGACACCCAGTGGTCAGACTCCCGATACAATGACACCTACCCTCTCAGTCCACCTGAGCGCACGGCACAGGGCACGCGCTACCGCATTGCGGTCATTGCTGACCTGGACACGAGCTCTCGTAGTGACCAGAAGCTGACGTGGTTCAGCTACATGCGGCGGGGATACCTGCTGGTGTCGCAGAGTGGTGACAAGGTGGCTGTTGAATGGGACACGGACAGAGTGGTGCTGGAAAGCCACTTGTCAGAGAAAGGCAGGGGTATGGAGCTGTCTGAGTTGGTGGTGTTCAACGGAAAGCTCTACAGCGTCGATGATAGAACTGGTATAGTCTATCATATCGACAAAGACCAGGCTGTACCCTGGGTTATCTTGACGGATGGTGATGGCAGTGTTGCCAAAG GGTTTAAAGCTGAGTGGTTGGCAGTGAAGGATGAGCACTTGTATGTCGGTGGTCTGGGGAAAGAGTGGACCACTACTGAAGGCGAGTTTGTCAACAACAACCCGGAGTGGGTGAAAGTAGTGGGCTTCAGAGGGGATGTACAACATGAGAACTGGGTTCCAAAATACAAAGCTCTGAAGTCTGCTGCAGGAATAGAGCCGCCAG GCTATTTCATCCATGAGGCAGCAGCATGGAGCGACACCCTGCAGCGCTGGTTCTTCCTCCCTCGCCGTGCCAGCAAGGAGCGCTATGAGGAAACAGCAGATGAGCGCCGTGCTACGAACCTTGTCCTCAGCTGCTCGCCAGATTTCAAAGACATCATAGTAAGTCGGGTGGGTCCTCTTAACCCCACCCATGGTTTCTCATCTTTCAAGTTTGTCCCTAACACAGACGACCAAATCATTCTGGCACTCAAGTCAGAGGAAGACGCCGGAAAGATTGCGACATACATCATGGCCTTCACACTCGATGGACGCATCCTTTTACCCGAAACCAAGATTGGGGATGTGAAATACGAGGGCCTGGAGTTCGTCTAG
- the cant1a gene encoding soluble calcium-activated nucleotidase 1 isoform X3, whose translation MPAAPGSSQLGQNESMNPLHITVGGLPMLASMANTTDPRFRLKWRPIVVVAISLTTILLLVMHLGSGLRYHTYGSHSWRPSHGDTQWSDSRYNDTYPLSPPERTAQGTRYRIAVIADLDTSSRSDQKLTWFSYMRRGYLLVSQSGDKVAVEWDTDRVVLESHLSEKGRGMELSELVVFNGKLYSVDDRTGIVYHIDKDQAVPWVILTDGDGSVAKGFKAEWLAVKDEHLYVGGLGKEWTTTEGEFVNNNPEWVKVVGFRGDVQHENWVPKYKALKSAAGIEPPGYFIHEAAAWSDTLQRWFFLPRRASKERYEETADERRATNLVLSCSPDFKDIIVSRVGPLNPTHGFSSFKFVPNTDDQIILALKSEEDAGKIATYIMAFTLDGRILLPETKIGDVKYEGLEFV comes from the exons ATGCCTGCTGCTCCAGGCTCCTCTCAACTGGGACAGAATGAGTCTATGAACCCACTTCACATCACTGTAGGAGGCCTCCCCATGTTGGCTTCCATGGCCAACACCACTGACCCTCGTTTCCGCCTGAAGTGGAGGCCCATTGTGGTGGTGGCCATCTCCTTGACCACGATCCTGCTGCTTGTCATGCACTTGGGCTCAGGCCTACGCTACCACACTTATGGCTCACACAGCTGGAGACCCAGCCATGGAGACACCCAGTGGTCAGACTCCCGATACAATGACACCTACCCTCTCAGTCCACCTGAGCGCACGGCACAGGGCACGCGCTACCGCATTGCGGTCATTGCTGACCTGGACACGAGCTCTCGTAGTGACCAGAAGCTGACGTGGTTCAGCTACATGCGGCGGGGATACCTGCTGGTGTCGCAGAGTGGTGACAAGGTGGCTGTTGAATGGGACACGGACAGAGTGGTGCTGGAAAGCCACTTGTCAGAGAAAGGCAGGGGTATGGAGCTGTCTGAGTTGGTGGTGTTCAACGGAAAGCTCTACAGCGTCGATGATAGAACTGGTATAGTCTATCATATCGACAAAGACCAGGCTGTACCCTGGGTTATCTTGACGGATGGTGATGGCAGTGTTGCCAAAG GGTTTAAAGCTGAGTGGTTGGCAGTGAAGGATGAGCACTTGTATGTCGGTGGTCTGGGGAAAGAGTGGACCACTACTGAAGGCGAGTTTGTCAACAACAACCCGGAGTGGGTGAAAGTAGTGGGCTTCAGAGGGGATGTACAACATGAGAACTGGGTTCCAAAATACAAAGCTCTGAAGTCTGCTGCAGGAATAGAGCCGCCAG GCTATTTCATCCATGAGGCAGCAGCATGGAGCGACACCCTGCAGCGCTGGTTCTTCCTCCCTCGCCGTGCCAGCAAGGAGCGCTATGAGGAAACAGCAGATGAGCGCCGTGCTACGAACCTTGTCCTCAGCTGCTCGCCAGATTTCAAAGACATCATAGTAAGTCGGGTGGGTCCTCTTAACCCCACCCATGGTTTCTCATCTTTCAAGTTTGTCCCTAACACAGACGACCAAATCATTCTGGCACTCAAGTCAGAGGAAGACGCCGGAAAGATTGCGACATACATCATGGCCTTCACACTCGATGGACGCATCCTTTTACCCGAAACCAAGATTGGGGATGTGAAATACGAGGGCCTGGAGTTCGTCTAG
- the syngr2a gene encoding synaptogyrin-2a, with the protein MQSSAYGASLAGGAFDLGNFVKQPQTILRCLSWLFSIVVFATITSEGYVNPATKAEAKCMFNENDSACSYAVGIGVLAFLACVVFLILDAYFPQISNAKERKFIVIGDLVFSAVWTFLWFICFCVLANQWSKTAFDAARADAGRAVIAFSFFSIISWALLSYFAYGRYRQGVNDFDQEYRDPANDQNMPYPAGPYTSSGPTGYQQSPFSHSQEQPGEYQPPAY; encoded by the exons ATGCAGAGCAGTGCTTACGGGGCCTCTTTGGCTGGCGGAGCCTTTGATTTAGGGAACTTTGTAAAACAGCCTCAGACTATTTTGCGCTGCCTGAGTTGG TTATTTTCCATTGTGGTGTTTGCAACCATCACATCAGAAGGCTACGTTAACCCAGCAACAAAAGCAGAGGCTAAGTGCATGTTCAACGAGAATGACAGCGCGTGCAGCTACGCGGTTGGAATTGGAGTCCTGGCTTTCCTggcttgtgttgttttccttATTCTGGATGCCTACTTTCCACAGATCAGCAATGCCAAAGAGAGAAAATTCATTGTTATAGGGGATTTGGTCTTCTCAG CGGTTTGGACCTTCCTGTGGTTCATCTGCTTCTGTGTCCTGGCCAACCAGTGGTCCAAAACTGCCTTCGATGCTGCCAGGGCTGATGCTGGACGGGCTGTCATagctttctccttcttctcgaTCATTTCCTGG GCTCTTTTGTCCTACTTTGCGTATGGAAGGTATCGCCAAGGAGTGAATGACTTTGACCAGGAGTACAGAGACCCAGCCAACGACCAAAACATGCCATACCCAGCCGGCCCGTACACCAGCAGTGGCCCCACAGGCTACCAGCAGTCACCTTTCTCCCACAGCCAGGAGCAACCAGGAGAATACCAGCCTCCAGCTTATTGA